A single genomic interval of Danio aesculapii chromosome 5, fDanAes4.1, whole genome shotgun sequence harbors:
- the LOC130228464 gene encoding globoside alpha-1,3-N-acetylgalactosaminyltransferase 1-like → MPLQANLIFIILLFFGMALSGLIYLSTNQRSCSQELIEQVFATPAAKPNNLESQRSLRTSPGFQYKQPSLLAGRADVVSLSPWLAPIIWEGTFNPTLIDSIYKQHNISIATTVFALGKYTRFLKDLLESAEEHYFVGFRVHYYLFTDQPEAVPEVKMGENHRLTVRKVPSLDRWQDISMGRMEILEKLIANELMHEANYIFCLDVDTKFYGRWGSETLGNLVGVIHPWFFDYPRDSFTYERRPESKAFIAAGEGDYYYTAAAFGGTLEEIHRLTKTCREQLNADHENSIEAIWHEESHLNKYFLYNKPTKLLSPEYLWRDINISAGQIKIIRFSHVAKNNAEVRPNA, encoded by the exons ATGCCACTGCAGGCAAATCTTATTTTCATCATTCTTCTGTTTTTTGGGATGGCATTGAGTGG GCTCATTTACCTGAGCACAAACCAGAGAAG CTGCAGTCAGGAGCTCATAGAACAAGTTTTTGCAAC ACCAGCGGCAAAACCAAATAACCTTGAAAGCCAGAGAAGTTTGAGAACATCGCCAGG GTTTCAGTACAAACAGCCCAGTTTGCTAGCAGG TCGGGCAGATGTTGTTTCTTTATCGCCATGGCTAGCCCCTATCATTTGGGAGGGGACCTTCAACCCCACACTGATTGATTCTATCTACAAGCAACATAACATCAGCATTGCCACAACTGTCTTCGCTTTGGGAAA ATACACGCGTTTTCTCAAAGATCTTCTGGAGTCAGCGGAGGAGCATTACTTTGTTGGATTTCGAGTCCATTATTACCTGTTCACGGATCAGCCTGAAGCAGTTCCTGAAGTAAAGATGGGTGAAAACCATCGTTTGACAGTCAGAAAGGTCCCAAGTTTGGACCGATGGCAGGACATCAGTATGGGCAGGATGGAGATACTGGAAAAACTAATAGCAAATGAACTGATGCATGAGGCCAACTATATATTCTGTCTTGACGTGGATACTAAGTTTTATGGTCGCTGGGGATCAGAGACTTTGGGTAATCTGGTAGGAGTTATTCACCCTTGGTTCTTTGATTATCCAAGGGATTCGTTCACATATGAGCGAAGACCGGAGTCTAAAGCGTTCATTGCAGCTGGGGAAGGTGATTATTATTACACTGCTGCTGCATTTGGTGGCACATTAGAGGAAATCCATCGTCTCACCAAAACCTGCCGCGAGCAGCTGAACGCTGATCATGAAAACTCCATTGAGGCGATATGGCATGAGGAGTCTCACTTGAACAAGTACTTCCTTTACAACAAACCCACTAAGCTGCTGTCACCTGAGTATCTGTGGCGGGACATCAACATAAGTGCaggacaaataaaaataattcgcTTCTCTCATGTGGCTAAAAACAATGCAGAGGTTCGTCCAAATGCATAA